A section of the Desulfobacteraceae bacterium genome encodes:
- the lysS gene encoding lysine--tRNA ligase has product MSSEQKTGLIEKRREKLDALRQQNVTLFPNDVAVSHTVADILGLLAQNPGNLAEDGPVFAVAGRMMAINKFGKAAFIRFRDRTGQLQAYVRRDRVGEAGYALFKQLDIGDFVGLRGGVFQTRTGEWTLLADEIRLVAKATRPLPEKFHGLKDPEKRYRQRYIDLIMNPEVRDIFVRRSRIVQAIRDFLLQRDFLEVETPMMQPIPGGAEATPFVTHHNALDMDLYLRIAPELYLKRLVVGGFERVFEINRNFRNEGISTRHNPEFTMLEFYQAYATYHDLMALTEEMFRYVAREVLGAETFQYQGDRVDLNGQWRRMTLAGALEQLGGVPSGLLKDKAGLLAFADQNGVKLSKTGRLGKVVTKLFDVLVEPKLIQPTFITGYPVEVSPLSRRSDTQPEVTERFELFIAGREIANGFSELNDPDDQRGRFMQQVQDREAGDQEAHFMDADYIEALEYGMPPTAGEGVGVDRLAMLLTDAASIREVILFPHMKPRE; this is encoded by the coding sequence ATGAGCAGTGAACAGAAAACCGGTTTGATTGAGAAAAGACGCGAAAAGCTGGATGCCCTTAGGCAGCAGAACGTCACCCTGTTTCCCAATGACGTCGCCGTCAGCCACACGGTGGCGGACATCCTCGGTCTACTGGCCCAAAACCCGGGTAATCTGGCTGAAGATGGGCCGGTTTTTGCGGTGGCCGGCCGCATGATGGCCATCAACAAATTCGGCAAGGCGGCCTTCATCCGTTTTCGTGATCGCACCGGACAGCTTCAGGCCTATGTGCGCAGGGACCGGGTGGGGGAAGCCGGTTACGCGCTCTTCAAACAGCTGGATATCGGCGACTTCGTCGGCCTGCGGGGCGGGGTGTTTCAGACCCGAACCGGCGAATGGACCCTGCTGGCCGATGAGATCCGCCTGGTCGCCAAAGCGACCCGCCCCCTGCCCGAAAAGTTTCACGGCTTGAAGGACCCCGAAAAGCGCTACCGGCAGCGCTACATCGATCTGATCATGAACCCCGAGGTGCGGGACATATTTGTCCGGCGCAGCCGGATCGTCCAGGCCATCCGGGATTTCCTGCTGCAACGGGATTTTCTTGAAGTTGAAACCCCCATGATGCAGCCCATTCCCGGCGGGGCCGAGGCCACCCCCTTTGTGACCCATCACAACGCCCTGGACATGGACCTCTACCTGCGCATCGCCCCCGAGCTCTACCTCAAGCGGCTGGTGGTCGGCGGATTCGAGCGGGTGTTTGAAATCAATCGCAATTTTCGCAACGAAGGCATCTCCACCCGGCACAACCCGGAATTCACGATGCTCGAATTTTACCAGGCCTACGCCACCTATCACGACCTGATGGCGCTGACCGAGGAAATGTTCCGTTACGTGGCTCGCGAGGTGCTCGGTGCCGAGACCTTCCAATACCAGGGCGATCGGGTGGACTTGAACGGCCAGTGGCGCCGTATGACCCTGGCCGGGGCACTGGAGCAGCTGGGCGGGGTCCCGTCCGGGCTTCTCAAAGACAAGGCCGGTTTGCTCGCCTTCGCCGATCAAAACGGCGTTAAGCTCTCGAAAACCGGCCGCCTGGGCAAGGTGGTCACCAAGCTTTTCGACGTCCTGGTGGAGCCCAAGCTGATTCAACCGACCTTTATCACCGGATACCCGGTGGAGGTCTCGCCGCTTTCGCGTCGCAGCGACACGCAGCCGGAGGTCACCGAGCGCTTCGAGCTGTTCATCGCCGGCCGTGAAATCGCCAACGGGTTCTCGGAGCTCAACGACCCCGACGATCAAAGAGGGCGATTCATGCAGCAGGTCCAGGACCGCGAAGCCGGCGACCAGGAGGCCCACTTCATGGATGCAGATTACATCGAAGCCCTGGAGTACGGCATGCCGCCGACGGCCGGGGAGGGGGTCGGTGTGGACCGCTTGGCGATGCTGCTGACCGATGCCGCTTCGATTCGGGAGGTGATCCTCTTTCCCCACATGAAGCCCCGGGAGTAG
- a CDS encoding lipoprotein-releasing ABC transporter permease subunit produces the protein MSFETFIGGRYLRAKQKLTFISLITFLSVAGVTVGVMALIVVIAVMAGFESDLKARILGIESHLVIARQDGAMPDYRQVLASIGGTQGVRAATPFVATQIMLRSASSAAGAVLRGIDPDTAGGVISGVDSRLLARPADGASLPGILLGRELSRNLGVFTHDTIYLIAPRGMLSPVGHVPSMRRFQVAGVFATGMYEYDGSLAFISLEEGQKLLHLDPGAANGIELRVADIYAVKKIAGRIRATLGPAYLTQDWMEKNQNLLAALTLEKTVMFIILTLIVLVAAFNIAGSLIMMVMEKAKDIAILKTMGATDGSIRKIFVFKGMMIGAFGTLLGVALGFGLCFLLEHYKFIELPGDVYYITTLPVRLEGLDVVLIALAALAICFLATLYPARQASRLDPVEALRHG, from the coding sequence ATGTCCTTCGAAACTTTTATAGGCGGCCGGTATCTCAGGGCGAAACAAAAGCTGACCTTCATCTCCCTCATCACTTTTCTTTCCGTTGCCGGCGTCACCGTCGGCGTCATGGCCCTGATCGTGGTCATTGCGGTCATGGCCGGCTTCGAATCCGATCTGAAGGCGCGTATTCTCGGCATCGAATCCCATTTGGTGATCGCCCGCCAGGACGGTGCCATGCCGGATTATCGCCAAGTGCTGGCATCCATCGGCGGGACCCAGGGGGTTCGGGCAGCCACCCCGTTCGTTGCGACCCAGATCATGCTGCGCTCAGCGTCCAGCGCTGCCGGCGCGGTGCTGCGCGGAATCGACCCCGACACCGCAGGTGGGGTCATCAGCGGCGTCGACAGCCGCCTGCTGGCCCGCCCCGCGGACGGCGCGTCCTTGCCGGGGATCCTGCTGGGGCGCGAGCTATCCCGCAACCTGGGGGTTTTCACCCACGATACGATCTACCTGATCGCACCCCGCGGGATGCTCTCCCCGGTGGGGCATGTGCCCTCCATGAGGCGTTTTCAGGTCGCGGGGGTCTTTGCCACCGGGATGTACGAGTACGACGGCTCCCTGGCCTTCATCAGCCTGGAGGAGGGGCAAAAGCTCCTGCACCTGGACCCTGGTGCGGCGAACGGGATCGAACTGCGGGTCGCCGACATCTATGCGGTCAAAAAAATCGCCGGCCGGATTCGGGCGACCCTCGGGCCGGCCTACCTGACCCAGGACTGGATGGAGAAGAATCAAAACCTTTTGGCGGCCTTGACGCTGGAGAAAACCGTCATGTTTATCATTCTGACCTTGATCGTGCTGGTGGCGGCCTTCAACATCGCCGGATCGCTGATCATGATGGTGATGGAAAAAGCCAAGGACATCGCCATCTTAAAGACCATGGGGGCCACCGACGGAAGCATTCGTAAAATCTTCGTCTTCAAGGGCATGATGATCGGGGCGTTCGGCACCCTGCTGGGGGTGGCCTTGGGGTTCGGCCTCTGCTTCCTGCTGGAGCACTACAAGTTTATTGAACTTCCAGGGGATGTCTACTATATAACCACGTTGCCGGTGCGCCTGGAAGGCCTGGATGTGGTCCTGATCGCGCTGGCGGCCCTGGCGATCTGCTTTCTGGCGACCCTCTACCCCGCCCGGCAGGCGTCGCGGCTGGACCCGGTGGAGGCCCTGCGCCATGGCTGA